A genomic window from Nerophis lumbriciformis linkage group LG30, RoL_Nlum_v2.1, whole genome shotgun sequence includes:
- the LOC133598397 gene encoding UDP-glucose 6-dehydrogenase-like, whose protein sequence is MNICVIGSGYVGLVTGACLADFGMNVVGVDKDVAKVESLNRGEIPIYEPGLASIVRKNMEAGRLGFTTDLGPSIQAAEVIFIAVGTPSQEDGSADLRFVRQVASSIGEFLNGYKVIVTKSTVPIGTGKIVEDLVRKEAGPASRFAVVSNPEFLREGSAIEDFMNPDRVVVGTRDPRAAEIMLALYSPLRVADVPFVLTDVESAELIKYASNGFLATKISFINEIAHLCEALGANVEVVARGMGLDQRIGPRFLHPGPGFGGSCFPKDTRAVAQIAQDNGLKFRIIDAVLEANDATTQRMVTKIDQAFEGLQGKTVAVLGLSFKPETDDIRESPALAIIRGLLRRGAQVRAFDPAAMDATRKEIPEITYCAGSYEAAEGSDGLVILTEWNQFRALEMDRLAAVLRRPLIVDLRNIYESEQVASAGFDYISIGRPAGNPSAESRGHAPEAQIEEVNS, encoded by the coding sequence ATGAATATCTGCGTTATTGGAAGCGGTTACGTCGGCCTGGTAACGGGCGCATGTCTCGCCGACTTCGGCATGAACGTCGTTGGAGTCGATAAGGACGTGGCGAAAGTCGAGTCCCTGAACCGGGGGGAAATCCCCATCTATGAACCGGGGCTCGCCTCCATTGTGCGCAAGAACATGGAAGCTGGGCGTCTCGGCTTTACGACGGATCTCGGCCCATCTATTCAAGCAGCCGAAGTTATCTTCATCGCCGTCGGCACTCCTTCCCAGGAAGATGGCTCTGCCGATCTGCGGTTCGTGCGCCAGGTCGCATCCTCTATCGGCGAGTTTCTCAACGGTTACAAGGTCATCGTCACGAAAAGCACGGTACCTATCGGTACCGGCAAGATCGTCGAAGACCTAGTCCGCAAGGAGGCAGGACCGGCCTCTCGGTTCGCCGTCGTCAGCAACCCGGAGTTTCTGCGAGAAGGCTCGGCCATCGAAGACTTCATGAATCCTGATCGGGTCGTCGTGGGGACCCGGGACCCACGGGCCGCAGAGATCATGTTGGCTCTGTACTCGCCTCTGCGGGTAGCTGATGTGCCCTTTGTTCTCACCGACGTGGAGAGCGCAGAGTTGATCAAGTACGCCTCCAACGGGTTTCTCGCCACCAAGATTTCTTTTATCAATGAGATCGCCCACCTCTGCGAGGCTTTGGGAGCCAACGTTGAAGTCGTGGCCCGAGGGATGGGTCTGGATCAACGGATCGGGCCTCGATTTCTCCACCCTGGGCCGGGTTTCGGCGGCTCCTGCTTCCCCAAAGACACCCGAGCTGTCGCCCAGATTGCCCAGGACAACGGACTCAAATTCCGCATCATCGATGCAGTCCTAGAGGCCAACGACGCCACGACTCAGCGCATGGTCACCAAAATCGATCAGGCCTTCGAAGGCCTCCAGGGAAAGACCGTCGCTGTGCTAGGTCTGTCCTTCAAGCCGGAAACCGACGATATTCGAGAATCTCCGGCGTTGGCGATCATTCGCGGATTGCTCCGTCGAGGGGCGCAGGTTCGGGCCTTCGACCCAGCGGCCATGGACGCGACTCGTAAGGAGATTCCAGAGATTACCTATTGTGCTGGCTCCTATGAAGCCGCCGAGGGCTCCGACGGGCTGGTCATTCTCACCGAGTGGAATCAGTTCCGTGCTCTCGAAATGGATCGACTGGCCGCAGTTCTCCGCCGACCTCTGATCGTCGACTTGCGCAATATCTATGAGTCAGAACAAGTCGCCTCGGCGGGCTTTGACTACATTTCCATCGGCCGCCCGGCGGGTAATCCATCCGCTGAGAGCAGGGGGCATGCTCCAGAAGCTCAAATAGAAGAGGTGAATTCGTGA